The Flavobacterium sp. K5-23 genome segment GCCAATGGCAGCAGTTGTTTTTTGACAAGCGTTATGCTTCTACTGAAATGATTAATCCAAACTTTACAGCTATTGCTGAAGGCTATTATATTAAAGCTAAAAAAGTAACCAAAAGAGAAGACTTAGACGCAGCTGTTGCTGAAATGATGGCTTCAAAAGACTCTTATTTCCTTGAGGTAATGGTAGAAAAAGAAAATAATGTATTCCCAATGATTCCAACAGGAGCTTCGGTTTCGGATATCAGATTAAGCTAATAGTATGGAAAATAAAACATTCACCGTTTCAGTATATTCAGAAAACAACATTGGATTGTTAAATAGAATATCTGGCATCTTCTTAAAGCGACACATTAATATATTGAGTTTAAACGTCTCTGAATCAGAGATTGAAAACGTTTCAAGGTTTATTATTGTGGTCAACACCAGCGAAAAATGGGTGCAGAACATTGTAGGGCAAATAGAAAAACAAATAGAAGTCATCAAAGCATTTTATCATGTTGATGAAGAAACTATTTTTCTTGAAAACGCATTGTTCAAAATCCAATCCAGCTTATTATTCGATGAAAAACAAATTCAAAATATCATCAAAGAAAGCAACTCAGAAATAGTTACAGTAGCTAGAGAGTTTTTTGTGATTTCAAAATCGGGACAACGTTCTGACATAGAAGAACTTTACAATAAATTAAAACCTTTCGGTATTATGCAATTTGTTCGTTCTGGAAGGATTTCTGTTTCGAAAGAGAAAATGGAAATATCAACTTTATTGGAAGAGCTACAATAAGCAAAAAAATTAAAAGAAAACAACAACAAGAAAGGCAATCTTTCGAAAATTAAAATACAATTAAAAATGGCAAATTATTTCAATACATTACCACTTAGATTACAATTAGAACAATTAGGAGTTTGTGAATTCATGGATCAATCTGAATTTTCAAATGGAATAGATGCACTTAAAGGTAAAAAAGTTGTTATCGTAGGTTGTGGTGCTCAAGGATTAAACCAAGGATTAAACATGAGAGATTCAGGTTTAGATATTTCTTATGCATTACGTGCCGAAGCAATTGCGCAAAAAAGAGCTTCATTTATGAATGCTGCAGATAATGGTTTTAAAGTGGGAACTTATGAAGAACTGATCCCTACAGCCGATTTGGTATGTAACTTAACACCAGACAAACAACATACTGCTGTTGTTACGGCTATTATGCCATTAATGAAAAACGGAGCTACATTAGCTTATTCTCATGGTTTCAATATCGTTGAGGAAGGAATGCAAATTCGTAAAGACATAACTGTAATTATGTGTGCGCCAAAATGCCCTGGTTCAGAAGTTCGTGAAGAGTATAAAAGAGGTTTTGGAGTGCCAACATTAATTGCTGTTCACCCTGAAAATGATCCTAATAATAATGGTTTTGCTCAAGCAAAAGCTTATGCTGTAGCGACTGGAGGACACAAAGCAGGAGTATTGAATTCTTCATTCG includes the following:
- the ilvN gene encoding acetolactate synthase small subunit, translating into MENKTFTVSVYSENNIGLLNRISGIFLKRHINILSLNVSESEIENVSRFIIVVNTSEKWVQNIVGQIEKQIEVIKAFYHVDEETIFLENALFKIQSSLLFDEKQIQNIIKESNSEIVTVAREFFVISKSGQRSDIEELYNKLKPFGIMQFVRSGRISVSKEKMEISTLLEELQ